The following nucleotide sequence is from Verrucomicrobiota bacterium.
CATGGTCGCCATGTCGCTCGGGCGAATCGCCGGACGCCTCTGCCGCATCCAAGCCACTCTCAACAAGGTCGGCGGCTACGCACGCGAAAAGTTCGCCACCGCGGGAGGGCCGAGCACGAGCCGATTCGCGGACGGCTTCATCACCTGCACCCTGTTGTTCTGCGTCGGACCCATGTCCATTCTCGGAGCCATTCAAGACGGACTCGAAGGGAAAATCCGCGTGCTCGTCATCAAGTCCGTCATGGACGGACTCGCCACGATGGGATTTGTGGCCACGTTTGGCCGGGGCGTCATGCTGGCGGCCATCCCTGTGGTCGCCTACCAAGGCACGATCACCCTGCTCGCGCAGCATCTGAGGCCCTTGCTCGCACAGCCAGACCTGTTGCACTCGGTCAATGTGGTGGGAGGATTGTTGGTCTTTTGCATCGCCATGATCATCCTGGAATTGAAGAAGTTTGAGCTGGCCGATTACCTGCCCAGCCTGGCCTTCGCGCCGGCCCTCACCTACCTCTTGCGTTAAACCGCGGCTTCAAACCATTCTTCCTCCACTTGCGTATGAAAACCGGACCGCACAACGCGACAGCCGCCAGTCTGGCTGCCGCCCTCCTCATCCTCGCTACCGCCACAGCCACCGCCGACGAAGGCATGTGGCTCTACAACAATCCGCCCCGGGAAAAGATCCGTCAGGCCTACGGATTCGATATCACCGACGCCTGGCTCGATCACTTGATGAAATCTTCCGTCCGCTTCAACAGCGGCGGCTCCGGTTCATTCGTCTCCGAGGACGGCCTCGTCATTTCCAACCACCATGTCGGCGCCGACGCGATCCAAAAGCTCAGCAGCGAGAAACAAAACTACCTGCGCGACGGATTCCACGCGCGATCCGCCGCCGAGGAGCTGAAATGCGTGGACCTGGAACTCAATGTTCTCCAATCCATCTCCGACGTGACGCCCCGGGTGAACGCCGCCGTGCCGGCCGGCATGAGTGCCGAGGACGCCTTCAGAGCCCGCCGGAAGGTCATCGCGGAAATCGAAAAAGAATCCCTCGACCAAACAGGCCTGCGCAGCGACGTGGTGACGCTGTATCAGGGTGGACAATACCATCTCTACCGATTCAAACGTTACACCGATGTCCGCCTGACCTTCGCGCCCGAACAACAAATCGCCTTCTTCGGAGGCGATCCCGACAATTTTGAGTATCCCCGTTTCGACCTCGATTTTTGCCTGTTCCGAGTTTACGAGAACAACCAGCCGGTCAAGGTCCCCCACCACCTCAAGTGGAGCCGGAATGGCGCGGCCGAGGGCGAGTTGACATTTGTCTCCGGCCACCCCGGCCGTACGAGCCGCCTCATGACGATGGCCGAGCTGGAATATCTTCGCGATGTTCAATTCCCCTACACGCTGGCCCGCCTCAAACGCCTTGAGGTGCTTCTCCATTCCTGGAGCGGCCGCAGTGAGGAAAACGCGCGCCGCGCCAAGGACGAGCTGTTCGGATACCAAAACAGCCGCAAAGCCCGCGACGGCGGCCATGCAGGGCTCTACGATCCCGTCCTGATGGGACGCAAGGCCGCCGCCGAAAAAGCCTTCCGTTCCAGGCTGGCTTCCGATCCCGCCCACGCCGAGGCCGATCGTGCTTTCCAAACCATCGCCGACGCGCAAGCCGAACTCGGCAAGATCGCCCTCCGCTATCGCCTCCTTGAAGTTGGCCACGCGTTCGGCGGTCACGCCTTCGGCATCGCACGCACATTGCTTCGCGCCGCGGATGAAGCCACCAAGTCCAGCGGCGATCGCTTGAGCGAATTCCGCGATTCCGCCAAAGCGTCGCTGGAGCTCCAACTCTTCTCCGACGAGCCCATTCATGCGGACCTCGAACAAGTCCTGCTGGCTGACAGTCTGACCTTCCTTTCCGAACAACTCGGCGCGCGGGATGCCACCGTCTCCAAGATCCTGGCGGGAAAATCTCCCCGCGCGCGCGCCGCTCAACTCGTCAAGGAAACCCAAGTGCAAAAAGTGGACGTCCGCAAACGGCTCTACCCATCCACCCCCGCCCAACTCCGCGCCTCCTCCGATCCGATGATTCAGCTGGCAGCCGCCATCGACGAGGAATCCCGGACGCTTCGCAAGACCGCCGAAGCGCAGGACGAGCGCAAGCGCCAAGCCCACGCTGCCATCGCCAAGGCCCGCTTCGCCCTGGAAGGCACCTCGAAGTATCCGGACGCCACCTTCACTCTTCGCCTGGCCTACGGTCCTGTGAAAGGCTTTGAGGAAAACGGCCGGGCCGTCCCGTTTCAAACCACTTACGCGGGACTCTACCACCGCGCCGAATCACAAAAATTCAAGCCACCCTTCGATTTGCCTGCCCGCTGGCTGAAAAGGAAAGCCAAGCTGGACCTTCAGACCCCGTTCAATTTCGTCAGCAGCGCGGATATCATCGGGGGCAATTCCGGGAGCCCTGTCGTCAATCGAGCGGGTGAGTTCGTGGGCATCATTTTCGACGGGAATCTGCAGTCGCTGGTCCTCGATTTTGAGTACACCGACCAGGTAGCTCGGGCGGTTTCAGTCCATTCCTCCGCCATCCTGGAATCTCTCGAGAAAGTGTACGACGCCAAAGCCCTGGCCCGGGAATTGGTCCAGGGCCGCCGGACCCGCTGATGCTCAAAGTTCCCCAGGTCACAAACTTCTCCGGACGAGCGAAGGCGCGCCTCAAGCTCCCGGACAAGCGTCCTCGAATCCGCGCATGAGGTTGCTCGTCGCCATCACCGGCGCCAGCGGTTCGCTCTACGCGCAACGACTGCTCGACCGTCTGGATCCGGCGCAACACGAGATTCACCTCGTGCTCAGCGCCTACGCCGGCGCCGTGCTCGCGGAAGAATTGCCGGACGGGTTGCGCCTGGATCCCCGCGTGGTCAAACACTCGGTCAAGAGCATGAACGCTCCCTTCGCCAGCGGATCGAACGCGTTCGATGCCATGGTGGTCCTTCCTTGCAGCCTGGGCACACTAGGGCGCATCGCCCACGGCATCAGCTCCGATCTCCTGCTCCGCGCCGCCGACGTCATGCTGAAAGAAAGGCGCAAGCTCATCCTCGTGCCGCGCGAGACACCGTTGAATCTGGTGCACGTCCGCAATTTTGAACTTTTGTTGCTCGCCGGCGCCATCCTGCTCCCCGCCAATCCGTCCTTTTACAGCCGGCCTGCCACGGTTGAAGCCGTGGTGGACACGGTCGTCGCACGGGTGCTTGATCACCTGGGCCTGGATCACTCGATCGCCCCGCGCTGGCAGGAGGAGCCGGAGTGAACTCCCACCCCGAGAGCCTTCCTTCCCAGCCGGGGGGAATGTGGCAGCGGCTGGCCTTGTGGGCGGATTTCGTCAAGATTTCCCACACGGTCTTCGCCCTTCCTTTCGCCCTCGCCTCGATGATGATCGCCGCTCGCACCACACGCGGCTGGCCCGGGTGGAAAACCTTTCTCCTCGTCCTGGCCTGCATGTTCTTCGCGCGCTCCTGCGCCATGGCATTCAACCGCATCGCGGACCGCGAATTCGACCGTGCCAATCCGCGCACCGCGAGCCGCCACCTCCCCTCAGGCCAGATCACACTCGCCTCGGCCTGGGGGTTTTTCCTGCTCAACGTGGCCGGATTCGGCGCCGCCGCGTATGCGCTCAACCCGCTCTGCTTCCTGCTCTCCCCCGTCGCGCTTTTTGTCGTTTGCTTTTACTCCCTGACGAAACGCTTCACCGATTTCACCCACGTCTTTCTTGGCGTCGCCCTCGCGCTCGCCCCGCTGGGCGCGTGGATCGCCGTCAAGGGCAAGCTCCAGTTCGTGCCGCTCCAAGAATCGGCAATGATTCCTGTCCTGCTCTCGCTCGCCGTGGTTTTCTGGCTCATCGGCTTCGATATCATTTACGCCATCCAAGACTACGATTTCGACCGTCGGAATGGACTGCGCTCCCTGGTGGTTGCGTGGGGGCCGGACAACGCTCTGAGAGCATCCGCTTTGTCCCACATGCTCATGTGGGGACTGCTGGCGGGATTTGGCATGTTCGCGGGGTTCAAAATCGCCTATTTCACCGGTTTGATCGTCATCCTGATCTGCCTCGCCCTCGAGCATTTCATTGCGCGTAAACGCAGCCTGAAATGGGTTCAAACCGCGTTTTTCAAACTTAACGCGTTGATCAGCGGGGTTTTTTTCACCGTCGTCGCCGCCGAAATCGTCTTCCCGGGTTTCCGCTTTGCCCGTTAACCTTCGCCATGGCCCGAACCACCCCCGACTCGATCCATTTTGGCGAACTCGCCGATCTCGCCCTCAAAGTGCGGGAGGGCGAACGCCTCACCGAAGACGAGGCCCTCCGCCTCTTCTCCTGTCGCGACCTGACGGCGCTCGGTTCTCTCGCCGACCTGGCCCGGGAACGACAGTGCGGCAACCAAGCCACGTTCATTCTCAACCGCTACATCAATTATTCGAACTACTGCATCCTGTCGTGCCAGTTCTGCGCGTTCGCCCGCAAGAAGCGGGACGCCGACGGATTCGAACTTTCCCTCGAGGAGATTATTCAGAAAGGCCGTGAAGCCCTCGCCTGCGGCGTCACGGAACTCCACATCGTCGGCGGACTCCACCCCTCGCTTCCATCCGGCTTTTAT
It contains:
- a CDS encoding DUF554 domain-containing protein, whose translation is MLRASGLSESYPWRGPDTVPITSLAFVGLPCPVSSGRTRAMLGTVINGAAILAGGAAGIFAARQLTEQRQLSIKVLLGAFTVYAGLSTAWSGLNGSLGQAGKQLLIAMVAMSLGRIAGRLCRIQATLNKVGGYAREKFATAGGPSTSRFADGFITCTLLFCVGPMSILGAIQDGLEGKIRVLVIKSVMDGLATMGFVATFGRGVMLAAIPVVAYQGTITLLAQHLRPLLAQPDLLHSVNVVGGLLVFCIAMIILELKKFELADYLPSLAFAPALTYLLR
- a CDS encoding S46 family peptidase: MKTGPHNATAASLAAALLILATATATADEGMWLYNNPPREKIRQAYGFDITDAWLDHLMKSSVRFNSGGSGSFVSEDGLVISNHHVGADAIQKLSSEKQNYLRDGFHARSAAEELKCVDLELNVLQSISDVTPRVNAAVPAGMSAEDAFRARRKVIAEIEKESLDQTGLRSDVVTLYQGGQYHLYRFKRYTDVRLTFAPEQQIAFFGGDPDNFEYPRFDLDFCLFRVYENNQPVKVPHHLKWSRNGAAEGELTFVSGHPGRTSRLMTMAELEYLRDVQFPYTLARLKRLEVLLHSWSGRSEENARRAKDELFGYQNSRKARDGGHAGLYDPVLMGRKAAAEKAFRSRLASDPAHAEADRAFQTIADAQAELGKIALRYRLLEVGHAFGGHAFGIARTLLRAADEATKSSGDRLSEFRDSAKASLELQLFSDEPIHADLEQVLLADSLTFLSEQLGARDATVSKILAGKSPRARAAQLVKETQVQKVDVRKRLYPSTPAQLRASSDPMIQLAAAIDEESRTLRKTAEAQDERKRQAHAAIAKARFALEGTSKYPDATFTLRLAYGPVKGFEENGRAVPFQTTYAGLYHRAESQKFKPPFDLPARWLKRKAKLDLQTPFNFVSSADIIGGNSGSPVVNRAGEFVGIIFDGNLQSLVLDFEYTDQVARAVSVHSSAILESLEKVYDAKALARELVQGRRTR
- a CDS encoding UbiX family flavin prenyltransferase, with protein sequence MRLLVAITGASGSLYAQRLLDRLDPAQHEIHLVLSAYAGAVLAEELPDGLRLDPRVVKHSVKSMNAPFASGSNAFDAMVVLPCSLGTLGRIAHGISSDLLLRAADVMLKERRKLILVPRETPLNLVHVRNFELLLLAGAILLPANPSFYSRPATVEAVVDTVVARVLDHLGLDHSIAPRWQEEPE
- a CDS encoding 4-hydroxybenzoate octaprenyltransferase, encoding MWQRLALWADFVKISHTVFALPFALASMMIAARTTRGWPGWKTFLLVLACMFFARSCAMAFNRIADREFDRANPRTASRHLPSGQITLASAWGFFLLNVAGFGAAAYALNPLCFLLSPVALFVVCFYSLTKRFTDFTHVFLGVALALAPLGAWIAVKGKLQFVPLQESAMIPVLLSLAVVFWLIGFDIIYAIQDYDFDRRNGLRSLVVAWGPDNALRASALSHMLMWGLLAGFGMFAGFKIAYFTGLIVILICLALEHFIARKRSLKWVQTAFFKLNALISGVFFTVVAAEIVFPGFRFAR